The following proteins are co-located in the Terriglobia bacterium genome:
- the ychF gene encoding redox-regulated ATPase YchF yields MRVGIVGLPLVGKSTIFNLLTHGHVDTSSWGGGKGEAHIGVAQVPDPKLVRLGEIFRPKKITHATVEYVDLPGLARGESKAVESREMSTYLNSLKNVDALVQVVRAFADENIPHPEGSIDPLRDIALFELEMIFSDLAIIEKRLERLSKDLKKAKTPELELENAVLERFKAALEQERPLRDQALTEEEHKRVRGFTFLSAKPMLLVPNLGDQDIARIPHVIQEFGLQRQAAQRGIGITAVCGKIEAEISALAEEDARLFMEDLGLPASGLARIIQESYALLGLISFYTAGDPEVRAWTIPRNTSALQAAGVIHSDFERGFIKAEVVAYDDMIQLGSFAAARNKGVLRLEGKDYLVRECDVILFRFNV; encoded by the coding sequence GTGAGAGTCGGCATCGTCGGGCTACCGTTGGTAGGAAAGAGCACCATTTTCAATTTGTTGACGCACGGGCATGTCGACACGTCATCGTGGGGCGGCGGCAAAGGCGAGGCCCACATCGGCGTGGCCCAGGTGCCGGACCCAAAACTGGTGCGGCTGGGAGAGATCTTCCGTCCGAAAAAAATCACTCACGCCACGGTCGAATATGTCGATCTGCCGGGCCTGGCCCGCGGAGAAAGTAAGGCGGTAGAGTCGCGCGAGATGAGCACCTACCTCAACAGCCTCAAGAATGTCGACGCGCTGGTGCAGGTGGTGCGTGCCTTCGCGGATGAGAACATCCCGCATCCGGAAGGGAGCATCGACCCGCTGCGTGACATCGCGCTCTTCGAGCTGGAGATGATTTTTTCCGATCTGGCGATTATCGAGAAGCGGCTCGAACGCCTTTCCAAGGATCTGAAAAAAGCGAAAACACCCGAACTCGAGCTGGAGAACGCAGTGCTCGAACGCTTCAAGGCAGCTCTGGAGCAGGAACGGCCCCTGCGCGATCAGGCATTGACCGAGGAGGAGCACAAGAGAGTCAGAGGTTTTACCTTCCTGTCGGCGAAGCCCATGCTGCTCGTCCCCAATCTCGGCGATCAGGACATTGCCAGGATACCGCATGTGATTCAGGAGTTTGGATTGCAGAGGCAGGCGGCGCAGAGGGGCATCGGCATCACTGCGGTGTGCGGAAAGATCGAGGCGGAGATTTCGGCTCTGGCTGAGGAGGATGCACGCCTCTTTATGGAGGATCTCGGGCTTCCGGCAAGCGGTCTGGCCCGGATCATTCAGGAGTCTTATGCGCTGCTCGGATTGATTTCCTTTTATACGGCCGGAGATCCGGAAGTCCGGGCCTGGACCATCCCGCGCAACACGTCGGCGCTGCAGGCTGCCGGGGTCATTCACAGTGACTTTGAGCGGGGCTTCATCAAGGCGGAAGTCGTCGCCTACGACGACATGATCCAGCTGGGCTCCTTCGCGGCGGCGAGAAACAAGGGTGTGCTTCGCCTGGAGGGGAAAGACTATCTGGTCCGGGAATGTGATGTGATTCTGTTCCGCTTCAACGTGTGA
- a CDS encoding division/cell wall cluster transcriptional repressor MraZ, which translates to MLWGSCPAKIDDKFRLKIPAKFRRDLPETEDNTYFVTSTNGKCAQIYPIPVWEQIAQKLQAPPRMDQAKQKLLEITSYYGILAQMDPQGRILIPQDLREDAQIFGDVRVVAQNDHLEVWNNEVIRGKVKSEPLSDSEWERLAELGI; encoded by the coding sequence ATGCTCTGGGGAAGCTGTCCCGCTAAAATCGACGACAAATTCCGCCTGAAGATCCCGGCCAAGTTCCGTCGCGATCTGCCTGAGACGGAGGACAACACCTACTTTGTCACGAGCACCAACGGCAAGTGCGCCCAGATCTATCCGATTCCCGTCTGGGAGCAGATCGCGCAGAAACTTCAGGCACCTCCACGCATGGATCAGGCGAAGCAGAAGCTGCTCGAAATCACGAGCTATTACGGCATTCTCGCGCAGATGGACCCGCAGGGACGCATTCTCATTCCCCAGGATCTGCGGGAAGATGCCCAGATCTTCGGTGACGTCAGAGTGGTGGCGCAGAACGATCATTTAGAGGTGTGGAACAACGAGGTCATTCGCGGGAAAGTCAAATCAGAGCCTCTCAGCGACTCGGAGTGGGAGAGGCTGGCGGAGCTGGGCATCTGA
- the rsmH gene encoding 16S rRNA (cytosine(1402)-N(4))-methyltransferase RsmH, which produces MAPEHLPVMREAVLELLQCGPGGVFVDATLGLGGHAWAILEKIQPGGMLIGLDRDEESLEKARLHLQPYSDGTRLLHENFKNLPLVLNNLGIRPIDGILVDLGVSSYQLLLPERGFSFQSEDLLDMRMDRTQRLTAADLVNDLPEEQLADLIYRYGEERFSRRIAAAIAAAREGARITRCSHLAEIVSRAVRSRGARRVHPATRTFQALRIAVNQELEGLEDFFSNILSFLKPGGRLVVISFHSLEDRIVKRSFRMLSGNCVCERPPALCTCPLQERARVITSRPLTPSDAELATNPRARSAKLRALERS; this is translated from the coding sequence ATAGCACCTGAGCATTTGCCCGTGATGCGGGAGGCGGTGCTCGAACTCCTCCAGTGCGGGCCGGGGGGTGTCTTCGTCGATGCGACTTTGGGTCTGGGAGGCCATGCCTGGGCAATCCTCGAGAAGATCCAGCCGGGAGGGATGTTGATCGGGCTTGATCGCGACGAGGAATCCCTGGAGAAGGCCCGGCTTCACCTTCAGCCCTACTCGGACGGCACCCGCCTGCTGCATGAAAACTTCAAAAACCTCCCCCTGGTTCTAAACAACCTGGGGATCCGGCCGATCGACGGCATCCTGGTGGACCTCGGTGTCTCTTCCTACCAGCTTCTGCTGCCCGAGCGCGGGTTCAGTTTCCAGAGCGAAGACCTGCTGGACATGCGCATGGATCGCACCCAGCGGCTCACGGCGGCCGATCTGGTGAATGATCTGCCTGAGGAGCAGCTCGCCGATCTCATCTACCGCTATGGAGAGGAGCGGTTCTCGCGCCGGATCGCCGCTGCGATCGCTGCGGCCCGTGAGGGAGCGCGCATCACGCGGTGTTCTCACCTGGCTGAGATTGTAAGCCGTGCCGTCAGGAGCCGGGGCGCACGCAGGGTTCATCCCGCGACGCGGACCTTCCAGGCATTGCGCATTGCAGTCAACCAGGAACTTGAAGGCCTGGAGGACTTCTTTTCCAATATCCTCTCCTTCCTTAAGCCTGGCGGCAGGCTGGTGGTGATTTCGTTTCATTCTCTGGAAGACCGCATCGTGAAAAGGTCTTTCCGCATGCTGTCTGGCAACTGCGTCTGCGAGCGCCCTCCGGCTCTGTGCACTTGTCCCCTGCAGGAGCGCGCTCGAGTCATCACTTCCCGCCCCCTCACCCCGAGCGACGCCGAGCTGGCAACCAATCCGCGTGCCCGGAGCGCAAAACTGAGGGCGCTCGAGCGCAGTTGA
- a CDS encoding translocation/assembly module TamB domain-containing protein, whose translation MRVRPRTMMIAAAALILLGLGAAEVIYLRSARFQQRARAEIITRIEQATGLHVGMDQFSLNILRGRFSVTRLELGSRKSFGLTVDEVSGSLRLAALWRPKIDLDELILIRPHMSIVPQPGGPPWSMEPVVRRSLEVAARKATIQDGWVEYDNRRIPLDLALDALECTIQYQPSPQSYAVRVAYKNSPLLWSGRKFVYDLDAHLNLLPTGLDIVEYQVREDKSRFSGSGTLRNWNSPALEAHAVGTLAGEDAYLLSPDIKDARGIVNVDSNIRWDARGFHMAGRFQGDATSYRQSVARSLTGLFEVKDDVLMLREVRGRVGDGSFRVEGAVQLKPSIPAPHHIRISAHDIVIRDASGILDLRTLALENSVDAEVVLEWRLGQRDLTAEGSVNLHGLPDAAPGSETRTALQGTAEFSFRDQAWYVKRASLSSPGTRRMEIAGLDPERARVQLDTEQPAEVFRILRGFSQSLEDLFAGRPDLMEISGSYHLDGDVLLRPTEPMGYEGQASVTKGRWRTYSLDSLSGTASWDGSRLRLRSMNLLKGKQSAEGEIRIDLPQGNAGPELAFNGKLHQISLAALGEFGIDLQAQITGALSYQGSISYQRGTIQGDGQLQVESGSLSGQSFDSLRARVQVKGQEISITDGQVHRGAAVMSAHGRVNLETRQVNLVTRLEELPLLAIPEVKASGVAVDGRVTASGEILGTLDQPEVRGGDVRVQGLRLAGWELGKGRATVELHNRILTVKDIDVQSELGNFRGNISIRTDPGYPGTATLSFSDWNVKKILAENAPALFSDLNTALHGTLVIEGPFADYSKLHYRGEMDGARFKVHGYELHNDGMMRFSGDAAKVVVEEARLMGEGSSLALEKNGVIPFDSDHAALNLHLTGKLNLVFLDRLAAQIGVSGYAALDVSITGPWRAPDVIGRATLEDARVDYEDLPYKFSGLRGNIIFSRDMIRLENVTGAIATGTIQITGSVEHQNARLQGINLQASVRKARLRYSKDLVATIDADLNMKGPPEAQVLAGDVTVLRAEYLRDFSLFEQFISLPAGPPGPQVKDSPFAGTRLFISVHSQGGLYIDNELARVQGNMALTLRGTFAYPSLTGRVEATEGAIFFRGNRFDIVRGSVDFVDRNRINPVLDIRAEADVRSYRIRLDVNGDLEHLGKSGLTVSSDPPLSEVDIVALLTTGKSDDTLTTTTENPRRQSEMTGLSAASILSEQMTSVVGKRVERIFGLSTFRVDPFLAGAENDPTARVTTSKRLSKDLAVTFSRNLSTNQEQIVVVEYDVGRNLTIVATRDESGKYGIDFRLRKRLR comes from the coding sequence ATGAGAGTAAGGCCCCGCACGATGATGATCGCGGCTGCCGCCCTGATCCTGCTCGGCCTCGGGGCTGCCGAAGTTATCTATCTGCGCTCCGCGCGCTTCCAGCAGCGCGCGCGCGCCGAGATCATCACCCGTATCGAGCAGGCGACCGGCCTGCATGTGGGGATGGACCAGTTTTCCTTGAATATTTTGCGTGGCAGGTTCTCGGTAACCCGGCTCGAGTTGGGATCCCGGAAGAGCTTCGGTCTTACTGTCGACGAGGTCTCAGGTTCGCTTCGTCTGGCCGCCTTGTGGCGGCCCAAGATCGATCTGGATGAGCTCATTTTGATACGGCCCCACATGTCGATCGTGCCGCAGCCGGGCGGGCCCCCCTGGAGCATGGAACCGGTAGTCCGCAGATCGCTCGAAGTCGCGGCCCGCAAAGCTACGATCCAGGATGGCTGGGTGGAGTACGACAACCGGCGCATACCACTGGATCTTGCACTGGATGCGCTGGAATGCACGATACAGTATCAGCCCAGCCCGCAGAGCTATGCGGTGCGGGTCGCCTATAAGAACAGTCCGCTCCTCTGGTCCGGCCGAAAGTTCGTCTACGACCTGGACGCGCACCTGAACCTTTTGCCTACCGGCCTCGACATCGTCGAGTATCAAGTCCGTGAAGACAAGAGCCGTTTCAGCGGCAGCGGCACTCTCCGGAACTGGAATTCCCCGGCATTGGAAGCGCATGCGGTGGGGACCCTGGCTGGGGAAGACGCCTATCTCCTTTCTCCCGACATCAAGGACGCCCGCGGCATTGTGAACGTTGACAGCAATATTCGCTGGGATGCCCGCGGATTTCACATGGCGGGACGGTTCCAGGGGGATGCCACCAGCTACCGGCAGTCTGTCGCCCGCTCGCTCACGGGATTGTTCGAGGTCAAGGACGATGTACTCATGCTTCGGGAGGTGCGCGGCCGGGTGGGCGACGGCAGCTTCCGGGTCGAAGGCGCCGTGCAGCTCAAACCCTCGATTCCCGCGCCGCACCATATCAGAATCTCCGCGCACGACATCGTGATCCGTGACGCCTCCGGAATCCTGGACTTGCGCACCCTGGCTCTGGAAAACAGCGTCGATGCCGAAGTTGTGCTCGAATGGCGCCTCGGTCAGCGGGACCTTACCGCGGAGGGATCCGTTAACCTGCATGGGCTGCCGGATGCAGCTCCCGGATCTGAAACCAGGACGGCGCTGCAGGGGACTGCCGAGTTCTCATTCCGTGACCAGGCCTGGTATGTGAAAAGGGCGAGCCTTTCCTCCCCAGGCACGCGCCGCATGGAGATTGCGGGCCTGGATCCCGAACGAGCCCGCGTTCAACTGGATACGGAACAACCCGCGGAGGTCTTCCGTATTCTCCGCGGTTTTTCCCAATCCCTGGAAGATCTGTTTGCCGGCAGGCCTGATTTGATGGAAATCTCCGGCAGCTACCATCTTGATGGCGACGTCCTCCTGCGCCCGACTGAGCCGATGGGTTATGAGGGGCAGGCATCGGTCACCAAAGGGCGCTGGCGTACTTACAGCCTCGACAGCCTGAGCGGCACGGCTTCCTGGGACGGGTCGAGGCTCCGGCTGCGCTCGATGAATCTGCTGAAAGGGAAACAATCGGCCGAGGGCGAAATCCGGATCGATCTGCCGCAAGGAAACGCCGGTCCTGAGCTGGCTTTCAACGGGAAACTCCACCAGATCTCACTCGCCGCGCTCGGCGAATTCGGGATCGATCTCCAGGCACAGATCACGGGCGCCTTGAGCTACCAGGGCTCGATCTCCTACCAGCGGGGCACGATTCAGGGAGACGGACAGCTCCAGGTCGAAAGCGGCAGTTTAAGCGGGCAGTCATTTGATTCGCTGCGCGCGCGGGTGCAAGTCAAAGGCCAGGAAATCAGTATTACGGACGGCCAGGTCCATCGTGGAGCGGCTGTGATGAGCGCGCATGGCAGGGTCAACCTGGAAACGCGGCAGGTGAACCTCGTAACCCGGCTGGAAGAGCTGCCGCTGCTGGCGATTCCGGAAGTCAAGGCCAGCGGGGTGGCTGTGGACGGCCGCGTAACGGCTTCAGGCGAGATCCTCGGAACACTGGATCAGCCCGAGGTCAGGGGGGGCGATGTTCGTGTCCAGGGCCTGCGCCTTGCGGGTTGGGAGCTGGGGAAGGGGAGAGCGACCGTGGAGTTGCACAACCGGATCCTGACGGTGAAGGATATCGACGTTCAATCCGAACTCGGCAACTTCCGAGGCAACATCAGCATCAGGACCGATCCAGGATACCCGGGCACGGCAACGCTGAGCTTCAGCGACTGGAACGTAAAGAAGATCCTCGCGGAAAATGCCCCTGCGCTTTTCAGCGATCTGAACACCGCGCTGCACGGCACTCTCGTGATCGAAGGGCCTTTTGCCGACTACTCCAAGCTGCACTACCGCGGGGAGATGGATGGTGCCCGTTTCAAGGTCCACGGCTATGAGCTCCACAACGACGGCATGATGCGCTTTTCGGGTGACGCTGCGAAGGTGGTGGTGGAGGAGGCTCGCCTGATGGGGGAAGGGAGCAGTCTGGCACTCGAGAAGAACGGAGTGATTCCGTTCGACTCGGATCATGCGGCGCTCAATCTGCACCTCACGGGCAAGCTCAATCTTGTGTTTCTGGATCGCCTGGCCGCCCAGATCGGAGTTTCCGGCTACGCGGCTCTTGATGTCAGCATCACAGGACCCTGGCGCGCTCCCGATGTGATCGGCAGGGCTACGCTCGAGGACGCTCGTGTCGATTATGAGGATCTGCCATACAAGTTTTCTGGGCTGCGCGGAAACATCATCTTTTCGCGGGACATGATCAGGCTCGAGAATGTGACCGGGGCGATCGCTACCGGCACCATCCAGATCACCGGATCCGTCGAACATCAGAATGCCAGGTTGCAGGGCATCAATCTCCAGGCCTCCGTGCGCAAGGCGCGCCTGCGTTACTCGAAGGACCTTGTGGCTACCATCGACGCCGATCTGAACATGAAGGGGCCGCCGGAAGCCCAGGTGCTGGCTGGCGATGTGACGGTCCTGCGCGCAGAATACCTGCGCGATTTCAGCCTGTTCGAACAGTTCATTAGCCTGCCGGCGGGACCGCCGGGGCCCCAGGTCAAAGATTCCCCGTTTGCCGGCACCCGCTTGTTCATTTCGGTTCATTCCCAGGGCGGGCTGTACATCGACAACGAGCTTGCGCGGGTACAGGGGAACATGGCGCTGACGCTGCGCGGCACCTTCGCGTATCCTTCCCTGACGGGCCGCGTGGAAGCCACTGAAGGGGCCATCTTTTTCCGCGGGAATCGCTTTGACATCGTGCGGGGTTCGGTCGATTTCGTGGACCGCAACCGGATCAATCCCGTGCTCGATATCAGAGCGGAGGCGGACGTCCGCAGTTACAGAATCCGCCTCGACGTCAACGGCGATCTGGAGCACCTGGGCAAGAGCGGCCTGACCGTATCCTCGGATCCGCCTTTGTCGGAGGTCGACATTGTCGCGCTCCTCACCACGGGCAAGTCGGACGATACGCTGACAACGACGACCGAAAATCCGCGGCGCCAGTCGGAAATGACCGGCCTGAGCGCGGCCAGCATTCTCTCGGAACAGATGACTTCAGTAGTGGGCAAGCGGGTGGAGCGCATCTTCGGGCTCAGCACGTTCCGGGTTGATCCCTTCCTGGCGGGTGCGGAGAACGATCCTACAGCCCGCGTGACAACGAGCAAGCGCCTGTCCAAGGACCTTGCGGTCACATTCTCGCGCAATCTCTCCACCAACCAGGAACAGATCGTGGTGGTCGAGTACGATGTCGGCAGGAACCTGACGATTGTAGCGACCCGCGATGAGAGCGGAAAATATGGCATAGACTTCCGGCTCCGCAAGCGCCTTCGGTGA
- a CDS encoding cell division protein FtsL — protein MMTDWSAGAETRNYRIPHRPDTRSLVDLLASMLCILMVAGALVGYVWIRSRIVALGYAVQNLKVTEESLTRTQISLILEEETLKNPERIDLIARNELAMQPLGPYQRIVSRFRELDARPAALALVNAQPTGVQPRRSSANN, from the coding sequence ATGATGACTGATTGGTCCGCTGGAGCAGAGACGCGAAACTACAGGATCCCGCACAGGCCCGACACTCGCAGTCTGGTGGATCTCCTGGCAAGCATGCTCTGCATTCTTATGGTCGCGGGGGCGCTTGTCGGCTACGTTTGGATCCGGAGCCGGATTGTCGCCCTGGGCTATGCGGTGCAGAATCTCAAGGTAACCGAGGAGTCACTGACGCGCACGCAGATCAGCCTGATTCTCGAAGAAGAGACGCTCAAGAACCCCGAGCGCATCGACCTCATTGCCCGCAATGAGCTGGCAATGCAGCCCCTCGGGCCCTATCAGCGGATCGTATCGAGATTTCGGGAGCTTGACGCGCGGCCTGCGGCTCTGGCCTTGGTCAATGCGCAACCGACAGGTGTCCAACCGAGGAGATCTTCTGCGAACAACTGA
- a CDS encoding BamA/TamA family outer membrane protein has translation MRDSEPLIGALICLAVVLTAPWAAAFDLATDAELFGKIILKIEYLNADSDRPLEHAHYDRIIPLRESRPLTRTELKDAIQALYDTGSFSDIAAIAVPEGEGVKLQFRLRLSRYFNRFFVPKGIDLGGRSPAEAMGLPVGERFSAQKLQQATQAVLTFMREKGYYQAEVTPPAPPDGDSELVDTTFDVRPGELATVRSLVVQVEPEQERIAIRKRLGLKEGQPYRRDRFLKRLDGLKKYLVGRGFLEAEPTLKESYEPGDNSIALDLTIANFGQVRIAVEGFKIPKDEQRRLLPALSGEGLRPELLEEGKANLQEYLEERGYPEATVEIQESRDHAGVRLLRYVIDRGRSIIVSEVRFRNNRARTDADLVKAIQIQPSHLLRKSAYSVAKLDSDVEALQSLYRTAGYLEATVVPLVELLKDGEKLRITFECNEGVQARARSVTIVSSESLQAATLAATFTAGHSLSVTALAVTSAANQHLPAPALAVKMRLKEGGPYSPNLAEYDRQAILAAYNDAGFLQPAVSYRIDDSDNSDKYAVTFQITEGEQSFVDKIVVLGKERTRESVIAKRIKLKQDGPLSLGKMLETQQALYSTGVFDLVRVNPQNPESAAPYQNVIVRVQEARPLTLRYGFGYQEREKVRGILEVSDLNIFGLGQSVDLSLRGSAIEQAGILSFKQPQVRFLPVDSYMTFSGSKKQQISFDERRLDLSYQYSHAISNHTWNMLRYSFTNVRVSQVTPDLLREETPRNLSTISAFYVNDTRDNYLDPIKGFFTSTDLGFTLNHGGHGYYASLYTQNSYYRKLKGPLLMASSFRMGLLFPIAGDTSVPVGERIPISERFFAGGSASLRGFSTDLAGPLGLNHEPIGGNALLIGNLELRAPMVNPLELAVFYDGGNVFSSMSAIRLSEVSHTVGVGLRVKTPLGPIRIDYGVNLNLSATLRSLGYKQGHFFLTIGPPF, from the coding sequence ATGCGCGACTCCGAACCCCTCATCGGCGCCCTCATATGTCTCGCAGTCGTTCTGACTGCGCCTTGGGCGGCAGCTTTCGATCTTGCGACTGACGCCGAGCTGTTCGGCAAAATCATCCTGAAGATCGAGTATCTGAATGCCGACTCAGACCGGCCTCTGGAGCATGCTCACTACGATCGCATCATCCCCTTGAGGGAGAGCCGGCCGCTGACGCGGACTGAATTGAAGGATGCGATTCAGGCCCTTTACGACACCGGAAGCTTTTCGGACATCGCCGCTATCGCAGTCCCCGAAGGAGAGGGGGTCAAGCTCCAGTTCCGCCTTCGCCTGAGCAGGTACTTCAACCGTTTTTTTGTCCCGAAGGGCATTGACCTGGGAGGCCGGTCCCCGGCGGAGGCCATGGGGCTCCCGGTCGGGGAGCGTTTTTCGGCGCAGAAGCTGCAGCAAGCCACGCAGGCGGTGCTGACCTTCATGCGCGAGAAAGGATACTACCAGGCGGAGGTGACGCCGCCCGCGCCGCCGGACGGAGACAGCGAACTGGTGGACACCACCTTCGATGTCCGACCTGGTGAGCTGGCTACGGTCCGATCCCTGGTGGTTCAGGTCGAGCCCGAGCAGGAGCGCATCGCGATCCGCAAGCGATTGGGATTGAAGGAAGGGCAGCCGTACCGCCGGGATCGCTTCCTCAAGCGCCTCGATGGCTTGAAGAAGTATCTTGTTGGCCGAGGTTTTCTCGAAGCCGAACCCACACTCAAGGAGTCCTACGAGCCCGGCGACAACTCGATTGCTCTCGACCTGACGATTGCCAACTTCGGGCAGGTGCGCATCGCGGTGGAGGGCTTCAAGATCCCGAAAGACGAGCAGCGCCGCTTGCTCCCTGCCTTGTCGGGCGAAGGGTTGCGCCCCGAGTTGCTCGAGGAAGGGAAGGCCAACCTGCAGGAGTATCTCGAGGAACGAGGGTACCCGGAAGCGACGGTGGAAATCCAGGAGAGCCGGGATCACGCCGGAGTGCGGCTGCTCCGTTATGTCATCGATCGGGGCCGAAGCATCATCGTGAGCGAGGTCAGGTTCCGCAACAACCGGGCGCGCACAGATGCGGACCTTGTCAAAGCCATCCAGATCCAGCCATCTCACTTGCTGCGCAAATCCGCCTACAGCGTCGCGAAGCTCGACTCCGACGTGGAAGCCCTGCAATCGCTGTACCGTACCGCCGGCTATCTCGAAGCGACGGTCGTGCCCCTCGTCGAGCTGCTGAAGGATGGAGAGAAACTCCGGATTACCTTCGAATGCAACGAGGGCGTCCAGGCACGCGCCAGGTCGGTAACGATTGTGAGCAGCGAAAGCCTGCAGGCCGCAACGCTCGCGGCTACATTCACAGCGGGCCATAGCCTGTCAGTGACGGCGCTCGCGGTCACGAGCGCGGCAAACCAGCACCTGCCTGCCCCCGCGCTCGCGGTCAAGATGCGCTTGAAGGAAGGGGGACCTTACTCCCCCAACCTGGCGGAATACGATCGCCAGGCTATCCTGGCGGCATACAATGACGCGGGATTTCTGCAGCCGGCCGTAAGCTACCGGATCGACGATTCCGACAACAGCGACAAGTACGCCGTCACCTTCCAGATCACGGAGGGGGAGCAGTCTTTTGTCGACAAGATCGTGGTCCTCGGGAAAGAACGGACGAGGGAATCGGTCATCGCAAAGCGAATCAAACTGAAGCAGGACGGGCCTCTCAGCCTGGGTAAGATGCTGGAAACGCAGCAGGCCCTTTACAGTACAGGTGTTTTCGACCTGGTACGGGTGAATCCTCAGAATCCTGAAAGCGCCGCCCCGTACCAGAACGTCATCGTACGCGTGCAGGAGGCCAGGCCGCTCACATTGCGCTACGGTTTCGGCTACCAGGAAAGGGAAAAGGTGCGCGGGATTCTGGAAGTGAGCGACCTCAACATCTTCGGCCTGGGGCAGAGCGTCGACCTCAGTTTGCGGGGGAGCGCCATCGAGCAGGCCGGGATCCTCAGCTTCAAGCAGCCGCAGGTGCGCTTTCTGCCGGTCGATTCCTACATGACCTTCTCCGGCTCAAAAAAGCAGCAGATCAGCTTTGACGAGAGGCGCCTGGATCTGTCCTACCAGTACAGTCACGCGATCAGCAATCACACCTGGAACATGCTGCGCTATAGTTTTACCAACGTGCGCGTGTCCCAAGTGACGCCGGATCTTCTGCGTGAGGAGACACCGCGAAATCTCTCGACCATCTCGGCATTCTATGTCAACGACACACGCGACAATTACCTGGACCCCATAAAAGGTTTCTTTACCTCGACCGATCTCGGTTTCACCTTGAATCATGGCGGCCATGGTTATTACGCATCCCTCTACACCCAGAACAGCTACTACCGGAAACTCAAAGGACCTCTTCTGATGGCCTCATCCTTCCGCATGGGCCTGCTGTTCCCGATCGCCGGGGATACCAGTGTTCCCGTGGGTGAGAGGATTCCCATCAGTGAAAGGTTCTTCGCCGGCGGCAGCGCGAGCCTGCGCGGTTTCTCGACCGACCTGGCCGGCCCCTTGGGTCTGAACCATGAGCCCATCGGCGGCAACGCCCTACTGATTGGCAACCTGGAGTTGCGTGCTCCCATGGTGAACCCGTTGGAGCTCGCGGTCTTCTATGACGGCGGCAACGTCTTTTCGAGTATGAGCGCGATCCGGCTTTCCGAGGTCAGCCATACGGTCGGAGTCGGGCTGAGAGTGAAAACGCCTTTGGGTCCCATACGCATCGACTACGGCGTAAACCTCAACCTGTCCGCGACTCTCCGATCACTCGGATATAAACAGGGACATTTTTTCCTGACCATCGGGCCGCCTTTCTGA